In candidate division KSB1 bacterium, the following proteins share a genomic window:
- a CDS encoding DivIVA domain-containing protein — MPLSPLDVAKHEFTRVMRGYDPAEVRAFLERIADELSELQTQTASLGERLRMTETKLEAYLDLEKSLRDSMVAAQDNAKIAREQIAQEREQSMREAQLSADELKLKAQRDVVAIQEELRSLKIHRDAYIKRLRFLLKSHMELLDLLEDESPDKIPDSQPFVLSRSGTENS, encoded by the coding sequence ATGCCCCTCTCACCTCTCGATGTTGCCAAACACGAATTCACGCGGGTCATGCGCGGTTATGATCCGGCCGAAGTTCGCGCCTTCTTGGAGCGGATCGCCGACGAGCTGAGCGAGTTACAAACGCAGACAGCCTCGCTGGGCGAGCGGCTGCGGATGACCGAGACCAAGCTCGAAGCCTACCTCGACTTGGAAAAGAGCCTGCGCGATTCCATGGTCGCGGCGCAGGACAACGCTAAGATTGCTCGCGAACAGATTGCCCAGGAGCGCGAGCAGTCCATGCGCGAAGCTCAGCTCTCCGCCGATGAGTTGAAACTAAAGGCTCAACGCGACGTGGTAGCGATTCAGGAAGAATTGCGCAGCCTGAAGATCCACCGTGACGCGTACATTAAGCGGCTGCGCTTCCTGCTCAAATCGCACATGGAATTGCTCGATCTACTGGAAGACGAGTCACCCGACAAGATTCCCGATTCCCAGCCGTTCGTGCTGTCGCGGTCCGGTACCGAAAACTCTTGA
- a CDS encoding nucleotidyltransferase domain-containing protein — protein sequence MGRLEREYNPQLVLLFGSRARGDARAESDYDLIIISERFAGMRWRDRVAHLIKLWDRNDLVDLVAYTPEEFGAKQRDFLTIRTAVEDSVRLLPRVVH from the coding sequence TTGGGCAGACTCGAACGCGAGTACAACCCGCAACTTGTGCTGCTCTTCGGCAGCCGCGCGCGCGGTGACGCACGCGCCGAAAGCGACTACGATCTCATCATCATCTCGGAGCGCTTCGCGGGCATGCGGTGGCGGGATCGTGTCGCCCACCTCATCAAGCTGTGGGATCGGAACGACCTCGTGGACCTTGTGGCGTACACGCCTGAGGAATTTGGAGCGAAGCAGCGGGACTTCCTGACCATTCGCACGGCCGTGGAGGATAGTGTTCGTCTGCTCCCGCGAGTTGTCCATTGA
- a CDS encoding DUF86 domain-containing protein gives MRDACRALVRISRKADYTTFLADEDIQRMSERYFEILGEAASRLSEEFRDFHSEVHWSAWTGLRNIVAHQYHKVDYARLWELMTAAVPELLDYLAPLVPPED, from the coding sequence ATGCGTGACGCCTGCCGGGCGCTGGTTCGAATTTCGCGTAAGGCAGACTACACGACCTTTCTTGCTGATGAAGATATCCAACGAATGTCAGAACGGTATTTCGAGATTCTCGGTGAGGCGGCCAGTCGGTTGTCTGAGGAGTTCCGTGATTTTCATTCCGAAGTTCATTGGTCAGCATGGACCGGATTGCGAAACATCGTGGCTCATCAATACCACAAAGTAGATTATGCTCGACTCTGGGAACTGATGACCGCCGCTGTCCCTGAGTTGCTTGACTATTTGGCTCCCTTAGTACCCCCTGAAGATTGA
- a CDS encoding LysM peptidoglycan-binding domain-containing protein gives MTKQLFSLAVLALAFALYTGGCASLNASSGGTSASVTQRQKFSQLDLSDLSNRDKWSLAREAYQQALHEEKRKDADAAAEFYEATLELLGSLDVGAIEVPAQRVLEFQRTVLASYNKFMASIETLPPTAGTAVVLEAVPDEEADDVSLPSKSEKDRDSVAPQAIVAHPNPLPEVPLTLNGQVSGQLTFFMNKGRKVMERWMERSALMFPRMRPILREEGMPDDLMFLAMIESGLNPRAYSYAHAAGVWQFIPGTGRIFGLQVNQTFDERLHVESATRAACRYLRKLYEEFGDWYLAFAAYNCGEQRVRREIARSHTTSYWRLNRLPKQTRSYVPAYLATKAICENPRQYGFGEMPEEIPFECDRIFVKDCYQLDQIAYAAGCDALEVRDLNPEFRRSVTPGGQTSMVRLPKSPRDDFEVRLASAPKSDYNPTTIHTVRRGETLKSIAARYGVTQAQIKAQPENKKARSGKLKSGMVLTIPTPAPQIVEAQPPAAPRTGEATSETSPAKESSEIVYTVHRGETLGRIAQQVGVSVSEICRQNGIKNPNKLEPGQKLRIRVDGSQSTVAEVSKTPKSDSVKAVAAKKTQGAAAATRHRVRAGETVWSIAQRYGADPSDILRWNHLSKRGRILVGQELVVSQ, from the coding sequence ATGACCAAACAGCTCTTCTCCTTGGCAGTCCTTGCATTAGCGTTTGCGCTATACACCGGTGGTTGCGCATCGCTCAACGCGTCCTCCGGCGGGACGTCTGCCTCGGTAACCCAACGACAGAAATTCAGCCAACTCGATCTTTCGGACTTGTCCAACCGCGACAAGTGGAGTCTGGCACGGGAAGCCTATCAGCAGGCGCTGCACGAAGAGAAGCGAAAAGACGCCGATGCCGCCGCTGAATTCTATGAAGCAACATTAGAATTGCTCGGCAGTCTGGATGTCGGCGCGATCGAGGTGCCCGCCCAACGCGTACTTGAGTTCCAGCGCACGGTCCTCGCGAGTTACAACAAGTTCATGGCGTCGATCGAGACGCTGCCGCCAACCGCCGGAACAGCCGTGGTGCTGGAGGCGGTCCCGGACGAGGAAGCTGACGATGTCAGCCTCCCCTCGAAATCCGAGAAGGATCGCGACAGTGTGGCGCCGCAGGCGATCGTCGCTCACCCGAATCCGCTGCCGGAAGTGCCGCTGACTCTGAACGGCCAAGTCTCGGGTCAGCTTACGTTCTTTATGAACAAGGGCCGGAAGGTGATGGAGCGCTGGATGGAGCGCTCAGCCCTGATGTTCCCGCGGATGCGCCCGATTTTGCGCGAAGAAGGCATGCCCGACGACTTGATGTTCCTCGCGATGATCGAGTCCGGGCTGAATCCGCGCGCCTACTCCTATGCGCACGCGGCGGGAGTCTGGCAGTTCATCCCGGGTACCGGCCGCATTTTCGGATTGCAGGTGAATCAGACGTTCGATGAACGACTGCACGTGGAGTCCGCAACGCGCGCCGCCTGTCGCTATCTGCGGAAGCTCTACGAAGAGTTCGGAGACTGGTATCTCGCATTCGCCGCCTACAATTGCGGTGAACAGCGGGTCCGCCGGGAAATCGCTCGCAGCCATACGACGAGTTATTGGCGGCTGAACCGGCTCCCCAAGCAGACGCGAAGTTACGTGCCGGCATATCTGGCAACGAAGGCGATTTGCGAGAATCCACGGCAGTACGGCTTCGGCGAAATGCCGGAGGAGATTCCGTTCGAATGTGATCGGATCTTTGTCAAGGACTGCTACCAACTCGATCAGATTGCGTATGCAGCCGGTTGCGACGCGCTGGAAGTGCGGGACCTGAATCCGGAGTTCCGCCGGTCGGTGACTCCGGGTGGCCAGACCTCAATGGTGCGGTTGCCCAAATCCCCGCGCGACGACTTCGAAGTGCGGTTGGCGTCGGCGCCGAAGTCGGACTACAACCCCACGACGATTCATACGGTCCGGCGCGGCGAGACCTTGAAGTCCATTGCCGCGCGTTACGGCGTGACCCAGGCGCAGATCAAGGCGCAGCCGGAGAACAAGAAGGCACGGTCGGGGAAGTTGAAATCCGGCATGGTACTGACCATCCCGACCCCCGCACCGCAGATTGTCGAGGCGCAGCCGCCCGCCGCGCCGCGCACCGGAGAGGCGACTTCGGAGACGTCGCCGGCCAAGGAAAGCAGCGAAATCGTGTACACGGTGCACCGCGGCGAAACCCTCGGTCGAATCGCGCAGCAGGTGGGGGTGTCCGTGAGCGAGATTTGTCGGCAGAACGGCATCAAAAATCCAAACAAACTCGAACCCGGACAGAAGCTGCGGATCCGAGTCGATGGCAGTCAATCCACGGTTGCCGAGGTCTCAAAAACCCCAAAATCCGACTCCGTGAAGGCCGTGGCCGCGAAGAAGACGCAAGGTGCGGCCGCGGCAACCCGGCATCGTGTTCGGGCCGGCGAGACCGTTTGGTCCATTGCACAGCGCTACGGCGCGGATCCCTCGGACATCCTGCGCTGGAACCACTTGAGCAAGCGCGGGCGGATCCTCGTCGGACAGGAATTGGTCGTTAGTCAGTAA
- a CDS encoding HU family DNA-binding protein, with protein sequence MTKQDIVEQLASGIGISRPEVAAVVDGFLALVMDAVAQGDKVELRRFGTWKPTVRKARHLRIPDGSRIIDLPTRSTVVFSPAGEFKSRLAELKVPDGSA encoded by the coding sequence ATGACCAAGCAAGACATTGTGGAACAACTGGCGTCCGGTATCGGAATCTCGCGGCCGGAAGTTGCCGCGGTGGTGGACGGATTCCTGGCGTTGGTGATGGATGCTGTCGCGCAGGGCGATAAGGTCGAGCTGCGCCGGTTTGGAACTTGGAAGCCCACGGTTCGCAAGGCTCGTCACTTGCGAATTCCCGATGGCTCGCGAATCATTGACCTGCCGACGCGATCCACCGTGGTGTTCTCGCCGGCCGGCGAGTTTAAGTCCCGGCTCGCGGAACTCAAGGTTCCCGACGGGAGTGCTTAA
- a CDS encoding purine-nucleoside phosphorylase yields the protein MSDLKQHIDETVAALRPKLKVTPHVGIILGTGLGGLAREIKSDLVIPYEQVPNFVFSTVEGHAGKLHFGELGGKAVVAMQGRFHYYEGYTMQQITYPVRVMKALGVKVMLVSNACGCVNPLYKAGDLMIMDDHINLLGDNPLIGPNHDDLGPRFPDMSEPYSRRLIEMAEQIAMELQLKVHRGTYVAVPGPNLETRAEYRFMRTIGADVVGMSTVPEIIVANHAGLECFGMSIVTDEGFADCLKPASIPHILENAAKAEPKMTQIMKRLIERL from the coding sequence ATGAGCGATCTGAAGCAACACATCGACGAGACCGTTGCCGCGCTGCGGCCGAAGCTGAAGGTAACCCCGCACGTCGGCATCATTCTGGGAACGGGTCTCGGTGGCCTGGCCCGGGAGATCAAGAGCGATCTGGTGATTCCGTACGAGCAGGTGCCGAACTTCGTGTTCTCGACCGTCGAGGGTCACGCGGGCAAACTGCATTTCGGCGAACTTGGCGGCAAAGCGGTGGTCGCGATGCAGGGCCGCTTTCATTATTATGAAGGCTACACGATGCAGCAGATCACCTATCCCGTGCGCGTGATGAAGGCGCTGGGCGTGAAGGTGATGCTGGTCTCGAATGCCTGCGGCTGTGTCAATCCGCTCTACAAAGCCGGCGATCTGATGATCATGGACGATCACATCAATCTGCTTGGCGACAATCCGCTGATCGGCCCGAATCATGATGATCTCGGCCCGCGCTTTCCCGACATGAGCGAGCCCTATTCGCGCCGCCTGATCGAGATGGCGGAGCAGATTGCGATGGAATTGCAGCTCAAGGTTCATCGCGGCACGTACGTCGCGGTCCCCGGTCCGAATCTCGAAACGCGCGCGGAATATCGCTTCATGCGCACGATCGGTGCGGACGTGGTGGGGATGTCCACGGTTCCGGAGATCATCGTCGCCAATCACGCCGGCCTCGAGTGCTTCGGCATGTCCATCGTCACCGACGAGGGCTTCGCCGATTGCCTCAAGCCCGCCTCGATTCCGCACATCCTCGAGAACGCGGCCAAAGCCGAACCGAAGATGACGCAGATCATGAAGCGGTTGATTGAAAGACTGTAG
- a CDS encoding nucleotidyltransferase domain-containing protein: MTPAEPRIPVDRAQIEAFCQKWKIIELSFFGSVLRDDFGPDSDVDVLVTFAPKDGWSVFDIMHAEQELSEIIGRRIDLVERSAVEQSRNPIRRRHILANSQRFYVAG; the protein is encoded by the coding sequence ATGACGCCCGCCGAACCCCGCATCCCCGTTGACCGCGCTCAGATCGAGGCCTTCTGCCAGAAGTGGAAGATCATCGAGCTGTCGTTCTTTGGCTCGGTACTGCGCGACGACTTCGGCCCCGACAGCGACGTGGACGTGCTGGTGACGTTCGCGCCGAAGGACGGTTGGTCTGTGTTTGACATCATGCATGCTGAACAAGAACTGTCGGAGATCATCGGCCGTAGGATTGATCTGGTCGAGCGGAGTGCGGTAGAGCAAAGCAGAAATCCAATTCGCCGACGCCATATACTTGCCAACTCGCAGCGGTTTTATGTGGCAGGATGA
- a CDS encoding YggS family pyridoxal phosphate-dependent enzyme, giving the protein MCSELAEADLSRNYQLVLDKIRSACRSAGRQTDSVTLVAATKNFPGDVARKAYALGIRHFGENRVQEAVEKYEDSKSFGGDFCPVLHLIGHLQSNKVRRAAKLFQAVDTVDSVELGQKLNQEVSRLRVLVEVNTSGEPQKYGVRPDKTLALANDLLNDCPNLELAGLMAVGPQTDDQGRIRASFRQLRTLWEDVARELKPPDWTTLSMGMSGDFELAIAEGATEVRLGSILFGPRPAPQV; this is encoded by the coding sequence ATGTGTTCTGAGCTTGCCGAAGCTGACCTCTCACGGAATTATCAACTGGTTCTGGACAAGATCCGCAGCGCCTGTCGTTCGGCCGGGCGTCAGACCGATTCCGTAACCCTGGTCGCGGCGACCAAGAACTTCCCCGGGGACGTAGCGCGCAAAGCCTATGCCCTTGGCATCCGTCATTTCGGCGAGAACCGGGTTCAGGAAGCCGTTGAAAAATATGAGGATAGCAAGTCCTTTGGCGGCGACTTCTGCCCGGTTCTGCATCTAATTGGCCACTTACAGAGCAATAAGGTGCGCCGGGCTGCAAAACTATTCCAGGCCGTTGACACCGTGGACAGCGTGGAGCTTGGCCAGAAGCTGAATCAGGAAGTTTCCAGGCTGCGGGTGTTAGTCGAGGTGAATACTTCGGGCGAACCCCAGAAGTACGGGGTCAGACCCGACAAGACTCTTGCGCTCGCGAACGACCTGCTGAACGACTGCCCGAATCTCGAGCTTGCCGGTCTCATGGCTGTTGGCCCGCAGACGGACGATCAGGGCCGGATTCGGGCAAGCTTTCGGCAACTTCGCACGCTCTGGGAAGATGTTGCCCGCGAGCTGAAGCCTCCGGACTGGACGACTCTCTCGATGGGCATGTCTGGCGATTTCGAGTTGGCGATCGCGGAGGGCGCGACGGAGGTTCGCCTCGGTTCGATTCTCTTCGGCCCTCGCCCCGCACCTCAGGTCTGA